One genomic segment of Verrucomicrobiota bacterium includes these proteins:
- a CDS encoding TIGR04255 family protein translates to MNDESFHLENAPIIEAIVDIDCDLRPDFDLAVNGPAIREVLKDSYPKMRHQIFQEHKVSHSQNSPPKVDVRKGVKALQFQSEDGKQLVQFRTNGFSFNRLAPYDGLDKYLPEVKAKWELFSELVKPVQIRKIGLRTINRILLPLEGGKVKLDDFLKVGPRLPDEDTLTFVGFLNQHMALEAGTGNHVNIVLTTQQSTKEGLPLILDIDAFRPCQSDPPPWEKILEIITSLRSLKNRGFRNTLTKKCLNLF, encoded by the coding sequence ATGAATGATGAGTCATTTCATTTGGAGAATGCTCCAATCATTGAGGCAATAGTCGACATCGATTGTGATTTACGGCCCGATTTTGACCTGGCTGTAAACGGGCCAGCCATTAGAGAAGTTCTAAAAGACTCCTATCCTAAGATGCGGCATCAAATTTTCCAGGAGCATAAGGTTTCGCACTCTCAGAATTCTCCTCCAAAAGTTGACGTTCGCAAAGGTGTAAAGGCTTTACAGTTCCAAAGTGAAGACGGGAAACAACTCGTTCAGTTTCGCACGAATGGATTCTCTTTTAACAGGCTGGCTCCCTATGACGGATTGGACAAATATTTACCTGAGGTTAAAGCAAAGTGGGAACTTTTCTCAGAGTTGGTGAAGCCAGTCCAAATTCGGAAAATTGGTCTGCGTACCATAAACCGTATCCTCCTTCCACTTGAGGGTGGAAAAGTTAAGCTAGATGACTTTCTTAAGGTTGGACCTCGATTGCCGGATGAAGATACTTTAACCTTTGTTGGGTTTCTGAATCAGCACATGGCGCTGGAAGCTGGAACAGGGAACCATGTTAATATTGTCCTAACAACCCAGCAATCCACAAAAGAAGGATTACCTTTAATTCTTGATATTGATGCGTTCCGCCCATGTCAGTCAGATCCACCACCTTGGGAGAAAATTTTGGAAATAATCACTTCACTTCGGAGCTTGAAAAATCGCGGTTTCCGAAACACCTTAACAAAGAAATGCCTGAACCTTTTCTAG